In Halobacillus amylolyticus, the following proteins share a genomic window:
- a CDS encoding 8-oxo-dGTP diphosphatase produces the protein MQRVANCILRIDNQVLMLKKPRRGWYVAPGGKMEAGENIKDSVVREFKEETGLQIKDPKLKGSFTFIMREQDKTVQEWMMFTFHTTDYQGELLEVSEEGQLEWVAVEEVLNKPMAEGDRYIFKHILSSEEQVYGTFVYTTDFKLIDQDLDPSRPM, from the coding sequence GTGCAACGTGTTGCAAATTGTATATTACGAATAGATAACCAAGTTTTAATGTTAAAGAAGCCGAGGCGTGGATGGTATGTCGCTCCTGGCGGTAAAATGGAAGCAGGAGAGAATATCAAAGACTCCGTCGTACGTGAATTTAAAGAAGAAACTGGATTGCAAATTAAAGATCCCAAGCTAAAAGGGTCATTCACCTTTATCATGAGGGAACAGGATAAAACGGTTCAAGAATGGATGATGTTTACCTTCCATACTACGGATTATCAAGGAGAGCTTTTAGAAGTGAGTGAAGAGGGTCAGCTTGAATGGGTAGCTGTAGAAGAGGTGCTTAATAAGCCAATGGCAGAAGGGGATCGTTATATTTTCAAACACATTTTATCAAGTGAAGAACAAGTGTATGGAACATTTGTGTATACGACAGATTTTAAACTGATAGATCAAGACCTTGATCCGTCTCGACCTATGTAG
- the rapZ gene encoding RNase adapter RapZ encodes MAEKENNTQLVIITGMSGAGKTVAIQSFEDLGFFCVDNLPPALLPKFLDLMKDSTNNIKNVALVMDLRGREFFDALFDALDRLGKEEWLDSHILFLDAEDQSLVSRYKETRRSHPLAQDGLPLEGIRQERKMLDELRGRAQTLINTSSLKPKELRERILDRYKAQKHQVFSVQMVSFGFKYGVPIDADLMFDVRFLPNPHYVENMRPLTGLNTEVSSYVFKWSDTQKFLEKLKDLLQFMLPQYKREGKSQLVVAIGCTGGQHRSVALAEYLSNYFSSDFVTHVTHRDIDKRKGL; translated from the coding sequence ATGGCAGAAAAAGAAAATAATACCCAACTCGTTATCATTACTGGAATGTCTGGCGCAGGAAAAACCGTTGCGATACAAAGCTTCGAGGATTTAGGCTTTTTTTGTGTAGATAATCTGCCGCCGGCTCTTTTACCTAAATTTCTGGATTTAATGAAAGATTCAACAAATAATATCAAAAACGTGGCTCTTGTAATGGATTTAAGAGGACGTGAATTTTTTGATGCGTTATTTGATGCATTAGACCGTTTGGGCAAAGAAGAATGGCTGGATAGTCACATTCTTTTCCTGGATGCAGAGGATCAATCGCTCGTTTCCCGTTATAAGGAAACGAGACGTTCGCATCCATTAGCTCAAGATGGACTTCCGCTAGAAGGCATTCGTCAGGAGCGGAAGATGCTGGATGAACTCAGGGGTCGCGCACAAACGCTTATTAATACATCAAGCTTGAAACCAAAGGAATTAAGAGAACGAATTCTCGACCGTTATAAGGCCCAAAAGCATCAAGTGTTTTCCGTGCAGATGGTTTCTTTTGGATTTAAGTATGGTGTCCCAATTGATGCAGACTTAATGTTTGATGTACGCTTTTTGCCTAACCCGCATTACGTTGAAAATATGCGTCCGCTGACAGGACTGAATACAGAAGTATCCTCGTACGTATTCAAGTGGTCAGATACTCAGAAGTTTCTTGAAAAGCTTAAGGATCTGCTGCAGTTCATGCTTCCACAGTATAAACGAGAAGGGAAGAGCCAACTCGTAGTAGCGATTGGGTGTACGGGTGGACAACACCGCTCCGTTGCATTAGCTGAGTATCTCTCTAACTATTTTTCAAGTGACTTTGTGACACATGTTACGCATCGAGACATCGACAAAAGAAAGGGTTTGTAA
- a CDS encoding gluconeogenesis factor YvcK family protein, whose protein sequence is MDRLKKPRVVVIGGGTGMPVLLRGLKYFPIDLSAIVTVADDGGSSGRLRDELSIPAPGDIRNVLAALSDAEPMLLDLFQHRFANGNGLSGHSMGNLLLAAMTSMTGDFYHGVKEISRVLNVKGNIYPIANHSMNLHAEMEDGTLVTGESNIPKVNKRIKRVYVSPLPIQPLPEAMEAIASADLIVIAPGSLYTSILPNIIIPEIGQALRETNAKVTYVCNVMTQAGETSGYTAADHVKTLHDHVGEGCIHSVIVHNKPIGQNMRKVYAEENAEPVHYDMDRIKAMGLRIIEEDIIDRSQSTIRHDTNKLAHLLHSLL, encoded by the coding sequence ATGGATCGTCTTAAAAAGCCCAGGGTTGTAGTCATTGGCGGAGGAACGGGGATGCCTGTTTTATTAAGGGGGCTTAAATACTTCCCTATTGATTTATCTGCCATTGTGACCGTTGCAGATGATGGGGGGAGCTCAGGGAGATTAAGAGATGAACTTTCCATCCCTGCACCCGGCGATATAAGAAACGTTCTGGCGGCCTTGTCGGATGCAGAACCTATGCTGCTTGATTTATTTCAACATCGTTTTGCAAACGGTAATGGACTGTCCGGCCACTCGATGGGAAACCTGCTATTAGCTGCTATGACGTCAATGACGGGCGACTTTTACCACGGTGTTAAAGAAATTTCACGTGTGTTAAATGTGAAAGGGAATATCTATCCGATTGCCAATCACTCTATGAACCTTCATGCAGAAATGGAAGATGGTACTCTTGTGACAGGTGAATCAAACATTCCTAAAGTGAATAAGCGCATCAAACGCGTGTATGTCAGTCCTTTACCTATTCAACCTCTCCCAGAAGCAATGGAGGCAATAGCATCGGCTGATTTAATCGTTATTGCACCAGGAAGCTTGTACACAAGCATATTACCAAATATTATTATTCCTGAGATTGGTCAGGCGCTAAGGGAAACAAACGCGAAGGTGACATACGTTTGCAATGTGATGACACAAGCGGGAGAAACATCAGGTTACACAGCGGCTGATCATGTGAAAACCTTACATGATCATGTAGGAGAAGGCTGTATCCATTCAGTTATTGTTCATAATAAACCGATTGGGCAAAATATGAGAAAAGTTTACGCTGAAGAAAATGCAGAGCCAGTCCATTATGATATGGATCGTATTAAAGCAATGGGGTTGAGAATTATTGAAGAAGACATCATTGATAGAAGTCAGTCAACGATCCGTCATGATACAAATAAACTAGCTCATTTGCTTCATTCATTATTATAG